One genomic window of Fusobacterium simiae includes the following:
- the tsaD gene encoding tRNA (adenosine(37)-N6)-threonylcarbamoyltransferase complex transferase subunit TsaD codes for MIILGIESSCDETSIAVIKDGKEILSNNISSQIEIHKEYGGVVPEIASRQHIKNIATVLEESLEQAKITLDDVDYIAVTYAPGLIGALLVGISFAKGLSYAKNIPIIPVHHIKGHIYANFLEHDVELPCISLVVSGGHTNIIYIDENHNFINIGETLDDAVGESCDKVARVLGLGYPGGPVIDKMYYKGDRNFLKITKPKVSRFDFSFSGIKTAIINFDNNMKMKNQEYKKEDLAASFLGTVVDILCDKTLDAAVEKNVKTIMLAGGVAANSLLRSQLTEKTAEKGIKVIYPSMKLCTDNAAMIAEAAYYKLKNSKNEEDCFAGLDLNGVASLMVSDEKAM; via the coding sequence ATGATTATTTTAGGAATAGAAAGTTCATGTGATGAAACTTCTATTGCAGTTATAAAAGATGGAAAGGAAATTTTATCAAATAATATTTCCTCTCAAATTGAAATTCATAAAGAATATGGTGGAGTTGTTCCAGAAATTGCTTCAAGGCAACATATTAAAAATATAGCTACTGTTCTTGAAGAAAGTTTAGAACAAGCAAAAATTACCTTAGATGATGTAGATTATATAGCAGTAACTTATGCCCCAGGACTTATTGGGGCTTTACTTGTGGGAATCTCATTTGCAAAAGGATTATCTTATGCAAAAAATATCCCTATAATACCTGTTCATCATATTAAAGGTCATATATATGCAAATTTCTTGGAACATGATGTAGAATTACCCTGTATTTCTCTTGTTGTGTCTGGAGGACATACTAATATCATATATATTGATGAAAACCATAATTTTATTAATATAGGAGAAACCTTAGATGATGCAGTTGGAGAAAGTTGTGATAAAGTTGCAAGAGTTTTAGGACTTGGTTATCCAGGTGGTCCTGTGATTGATAAAATGTATTATAAAGGAGATAGAAATTTCTTAAAGATTACTAAACCAAAAGTTTCAAGATTTGATTTTAGTTTTTCAGGAATTAAGACAGCTATTATTAATTTTGATAATAATATGAAAATGAAAAATCAAGAATATAAAAAAGAAGATTTAGCAGCTTCTTTTTTAGGAACAGTTGTGGATATATTGTGTGATAAAACCTTGGATGCAGCAGTTGAAAAAAATGTAAAAACTATTATGCTTGCAGGTGGTGTTGCAGCTAATTCACTTTTAAGAAGTCAATTAACAGAAAAAACTGCTGAAAAAGGAATTAAAGTTATATATCCAAGTATGAAACTGTGTACAGATAATGCTGCTATGATAGCAGAGGCTGCATACTATAAGTTGAAAAATTCTAAAAATGAAGAAGATTGTTTTGCTGGATTGGACTTGAATGGTGTTGCAAGTTTAATGGTCAGTGATGAAAAAGCTATGTAA
- a CDS encoding regulatory protein RecX — MRIQLKITINGNKLILDNGKIIYLTKEMFSRFDLKGKTNLDDDVFYSLIHFRIKLSAYSMLAKRDYFKKELKNKLIEKIGFADIVEDVVEDFEGQGYLDDYEKAKSYASQHSNYGAKKLSFIFYQMGVDREIISEILEDDKDNQIEKIKQLWIKLGNKEDKKKIESILRKGFLYGDIKKAISSLKEEEEE; from the coding sequence ATGAGGATACAGTTGAAGATAACGATTAATGGAAATAAACTTATTCTTGATAATGGAAAAATTATTTATTTAACTAAAGAGATGTTTTCTAGGTTTGATTTAAAAGGAAAAACAAATCTTGATGATGATGTTTTTTATTCTTTAATCCATTTTAGAATTAAACTTTCGGCTTATAGTATGTTAGCAAAAAGAGATTATTTCAAAAAAGAACTTAAAAATAAATTGATAGAAAAAATTGGTTTTGCGGATATAGTTGAGGATGTTGTGGAAGATTTTGAAGGACAAGGTTATTTAGATGACTATGAAAAAGCTAAATCTTATGCCAGCCAACATTCCAACTATGGTGCAAAAAAATTATCTTTTATTTTTTATCAAATGGGAGTGGATAGAGAAATAATATCTGAAATTCTTGAAGATGATAAAGATAATCAAATTGAAAAAATAAAACAGCTTTGGATAAAATTAGGGAATAAGGAAGATAAAAAGAAAATTGAAAGTATATTAAGGAAAGGCTTCTTATATGGAGATATAAAAAAAGCAATATCTTCTTTAAAAGAGGAGGAAGAAGAATGA
- the recA gene encoding recombinase RecA: protein MAAKKEKNTADAKITDKEGKEKAVKDAMAAITKGFGAGLIMKLGERSSMNVESIPTGSINLDIALGIGGVPKGRIIEVYGAESSGKTTLALHIIAECQKQGGTVAFIDAEHALDPVYAKALGVDIDELLISQPDYGEQALEIADTLVRSGAIDLIVIDSVAALVPKAEIDGEMSDQQMGLQARLMSKGLRKLTGNLNKYKTTMVFINQVREKIGVTYGPTTTTTGGKALKFYSSVRMEVKKMGTVKQGDDPIGNEVVVKVTKNKVAPPFKEAAFEILYGKGISKIGEIIDAAVARDVIVKAGSWFSFREQSIGQGKEKVRAELETNPELLAQVEADLKEAIAKGPIDKKKKKSKKEVSSDDSDTDENIEVDEDTVEDND, encoded by the coding sequence ATGGCGGCAAAAAAGGAAAAAAATACAGCAGATGCAAAAATAACAGATAAAGAAGGAAAAGAAAAAGCAGTCAAAGATGCAATGGCAGCGATTACAAAAGGTTTTGGAGCTGGACTTATTATGAAATTGGGAGAAAGAAGTTCTATGAATGTGGAGTCTATCCCAACAGGAAGTATAAATTTGGATATAGCTTTGGGAATTGGTGGAGTACCTAAGGGAAGAATTATTGAAGTATATGGTGCAGAAAGTTCAGGTAAAACTACTCTTGCATTACATATCATAGCTGAATGTCAAAAACAAGGTGGAACAGTTGCATTTATTGATGCTGAACATGCACTTGATCCAGTTTATGCAAAAGCCTTAGGAGTTGATATAGATGAACTTTTAATCTCTCAACCAGACTATGGAGAACAAGCACTTGAAATTGCTGATACTCTTGTTAGATCAGGAGCTATTGATTTAATTGTAATTGACTCAGTTGCAGCACTTGTTCCTAAGGCAGAAATAGATGGAGAAATGTCTGATCAACAAATGGGATTACAGGCAAGACTTATGTCAAAAGGTTTAAGAAAGTTAACAGGTAATCTTAATAAATATAAAACTACAATGGTTTTTATTAACCAAGTCAGAGAAAAAATTGGAGTAACTTATGGACCAACAACTACAACTACTGGTGGAAAAGCACTTAAATTCTATTCATCAGTTAGAATGGAAGTTAAGAAAATGGGTACAGTGAAACAAGGTGATGACCCAATAGGAAATGAAGTTGTTGTAAAAGTAACTAAGAATAAAGTTGCACCTCCATTTAAAGAAGCAGCATTTGAAATACTATATGGAAAGGGAATTTCAAAAATTGGTGAAATTATAGATGCTGCTGTTGCAAGAGATGTAATAGTTAAAGCAGGTTCTTGGTTCAGTTTTAGAGAACAAAGTATAGGACAAGGAAAAGAAAAAGTTAGAGCAGAATTGGAAACAAACCCAGAATTATTAGCACAAGTTGAAGCAGATTTAAAAGAAGCTATTGCAAAAGGACCAATTGATAAGAAAAAGAAAAAGTCTAAAAAAGAAGTTTCTTCTGATGACAGTGATACTGATGAAAATATTGAAGTAGATGAGGATACAGTTGAAGATAACGATTAA
- a CDS encoding glycosyltransferase family 9 protein, with protein MKNHKRILVIRLSSIGDIILTTAVLRAFKKKYPNYIIDFLVIDKFKDAISLSPYVDNLLLYDKKKNDGLFNLIKYSKELAKNNYDFVFDLHSKFRSKIITFVLSKFYGVKSYTYKKRAFWKSILVNMKLIKYKVDNTIIKNYFSAFKDFDLEYQGEKLNFSFELELKEKFKEYKDYIVFAVGASKKTKKWTVEGFGKLAKKLYETYGKKIILVGGKEDCERCDTIEKISENSVINLAGKLSLKETGALLSQARFLLTNDSGPFHIARGVGCKTFVIFGPTSPEMFDFGEDEVLVYNKIDCSPCSLHGDKVCPKKHFKCMKDLSYEKVFKIIEDKEW; from the coding sequence TTGAAAAATCATAAAAGAATATTAGTTATAAGATTGAGTTCAATAGGAGATATAATACTTACAACAGCTGTACTTAGAGCATTTAAAAAAAAATATCCTAACTATATAATAGATTTTTTAGTGATAGATAAATTTAAAGATGCTATAAGTCTATCTCCCTATGTAGATAATTTATTGCTTTATGATAAAAAGAAAAATGATGGACTTTTTAATTTAATAAAATATAGTAAAGAACTTGCAAAAAATAATTATGACTTTGTATTTGATTTACATTCTAAATTTCGTTCAAAGATAATTACCTTTGTTTTGAGTAAATTTTATGGAGTAAAGTCTTATACATATAAAAAAAGAGCTTTTTGGAAATCTATACTTGTAAATATGAAATTAATAAAATATAAAGTTGACAATACTATAATTAAAAATTATTTTTCAGCCTTTAAGGATTTTGATTTAGAATATCAAGGAGAAAAATTAAATTTTTCATTTGAGCTTGAGCTAAAAGAAAAATTTAAAGAGTATAAAGATTATATAGTTTTTGCAGTTGGAGCTTCAAAAAAAACTAAAAAATGGACTGTTGAAGGATTTGGAAAGTTAGCTAAAAAACTATATGAAACTTATGGGAAAAAAATAATTTTAGTTGGTGGTAAAGAAGATTGTGAAAGATGTGATACAATAGAAAAGATAAGTGAAAATTCTGTTATAAATTTAGCAGGTAAACTTAGCTTAAAAGAAACAGGAGCTTTACTTTCACAAGCAAGGTTTTTACTGACAAATGATTCTGGGCCTTTTCATATAGCAAGAGGAGTTGGATGTAAAACATTTGTAATATTTGGACCTACAAGTCCAGAGATGTTTGACTTTGGAGAAGATGAGGTACTTGTATATAACAAAATAGATTGCTCTCCTTGTAGCTTACATGGAGATAAAGTCTGTCCAAAGAAACATTTTAAATGTATGAAAGATTTAAGTTATGAAAAAGTTTTTAAAATAATAGAAGATAAGGAGTGGTAA
- a CDS encoding BUD32 family EKC/KEOPS complex subunit, whose amino-acid sequence MNKDSISKIVKVLKDDHRSYVCVFQRDGDNKKYVYKEPKEKNTRKWQKFLNFFRGSESKREYYQMEKINSLGLKTAKPVFYDKGYLIYEYIEGNKPTINDIGLVVEELKKIHSMGYLHGDSHLDNFLISPNKEIYIIDSKFQKNKYGKFGQIFEMMYLEDSVGIEIDYDKKSFYYKGAMLLRKYLTFFSKLKNIIRGK is encoded by the coding sequence ATGAATAAAGATAGCATTTCAAAAATTGTTAAAGTCTTAAAAGATGACCATAGAAGTTATGTCTGTGTTTTTCAAAGAGATGGAGATAATAAAAAATATGTATATAAAGAGCCAAAAGAAAAAAATACTAGAAAATGGCAAAAATTTTTAAATTTTTTTAGAGGTTCTGAAAGTAAAAGAGAATATTATCAAATGGAAAAGATAAATTCTTTGGGACTTAAAACAGCTAAACCAGTTTTTTATGATAAGGGCTATCTTATCTATGAATATATAGAAGGAAATAAGCCAACAATAAATGACATTGGTTTAGTGGTGGAAGAATTAAAAAAAATTCATTCTATGGGATATTTACATGGAGATTCACATTTAGATAATTTCTTAATAAGTCCTAATAAAGAAATATATATAATAGATTCAAAATTTCAAAAAAATAAATATGGAAAATTTGGTCAAATCTTTGAGATGATGTACCTAGAAGATAGTGTAGGAATAGAAATTGACTATGATAAAAAAAGCTTTTACTACAAAGGAGCAATGTTACTTAGGAAATATTTAACTTTTTTTTCAAAATTAAAAAATATAATTAGAGGAAAATAA
- a CDS encoding glycosyltransferase family 9 protein: MNILIIHTAFIGDIVLSTALVSKVKEKYPDSDIYYLTTPLGKEILKNNPKIKEIIIYDKRGKDRGFKAFISFVRKIRKLKIDVCLTPHRYLRSSILSFLSGAKIRVGYDIANLSFVFNKKIKYDKTKHEVEKLLSFIDDSPKRFELEMYPNEKDKVKIDTILKNLAKDKKIILIAPGSKWFTKKWPEEYFRTLIQNLVKRDDLLVVITGGKEEKEIELNLDSKVLDLRGEISLLELAELTKRASLVVSNDSAPIHITSAFPNTRILGIFGPTVREFGFFPWSKNSKVFEINGLYCRPCAIHGGNSCPEKHFRCMREITPDLIENEIYNYVASIDNKKVKADE, encoded by the coding sequence ATGAATATTTTAATAATACACACAGCTTTTATAGGAGATATAGTTTTATCTACTGCTTTGGTATCAAAAGTAAAAGAGAAATATCCTGACTCAGATATATATTATTTAACAACACCCTTAGGAAAAGAAATATTAAAGAATAATCCTAAAATTAAAGAGATTATTATCTATGATAAAAGAGGTAAGGATAGAGGATTTAAAGCATTTATTTCTTTTGTGAGAAAGATTAGGAAATTAAAAATAGATGTATGTCTAACACCACATAGATATTTAAGAAGTAGTATTTTATCATTTTTAAGTGGTGCAAAGATAAGAGTAGGTTATGATATTGCAAACTTATCTTTTGTATTTAATAAAAAAATTAAATATGATAAAACAAAACATGAAGTTGAAAAATTACTATCTTTTATAGATGACAGTCCAAAAAGATTTGAACTTGAAATGTATCCAAATGAAAAGGATAAAGTTAAAATTGATACTATACTTAAGAATCTAGCTAAGGATAAAAAAATTATCCTCATAGCACCAGGAAGTAAATGGTTTACTAAAAAATGGCCAGAAGAATATTTTAGAACTTTAATTCAAAATTTAGTAAAAAGGGACGATTTACTGGTAGTCATAACAGGTGGTAAAGAAGAAAAAGAAATAGAATTAAATCTTGACTCAAAAGTTTTAGATTTAAGAGGAGAGATTAGTTTGTTGGAATTAGCAGAACTCACAAAAAGAGCAAGTTTGGTTGTGTCCAATGATTCAGCACCTATACATATAACCTCTGCTTTTCCTAATACAAGAATACTAGGAATATTTGGACCGACAGTAAGAGAATTTGGTTTTTTCCCTTGGTCAAAAAATAGTAAAGTCTTTGAAATAAATGGTTTGTATTGCCGTCCTTGTGCAATACATGGTGGAAACTCTTGTCCTGAAAAACATTTTAGATGTATGAGGGAAATTACACCTGACTTGATAGAAAATGAAATCTATAATTATGTTGCTAGTATCGATAATAAAAAGGTGAAAGCTGATGAATAA
- a CDS encoding glycosyltransferase family 9 protein encodes MEIKRILVSRTDKIGDLILSIPSFFMLKKMYPNAELVAIVRKYNMDIVKNLPYIDRLVIVDKFTKSELLEKIAYFKADAFIALYSDSYVASLARASKAKIRIGPISKLSSFFTYNKGVLQKRSRSVKNEGQYNLDLVAKLNKKRFAVVYELNTKMILTDENKNVANVYFKENSIQGKCLVVNPFIGGSAKNITDEQYVSILKKVKDKMPDLNIIITSHISDEERTEKLRKDIGKDKIFTFSNGASILNTASIIDRADVYFGGSTGPTHIAGALGKKIVAIYPHKKTQSPTRWGILGNSNVKYIIPDENNRNENYKNPYFDNFTEEMEDRVVKAILEALK; translated from the coding sequence ATGGAAATTAAAAGAATTTTAGTTTCAAGAACAGATAAAATTGGAGATTTAATTTTATCAATACCAAGTTTTTTTATGTTAAAAAAAATGTATCCTAATGCAGAGTTAGTAGCTATTGTTAGGAAATACAATATGGACATAGTAAAAAATCTTCCATATATTGATAGACTTGTGATAGTTGATAAATTTACTAAATCAGAGCTTTTAGAAAAAATTGCCTATTTCAAAGCAGATGCCTTTATAGCTTTATATAGTGATAGCTATGTTGCTTCTCTTGCCAGAGCAAGTAAGGCTAAAATAAGAATAGGTCCTATTTCTAAATTAAGTTCATTTTTTACATATAATAAAGGGGTTTTACAAAAAAGGTCAAGGTCAGTAAAAAATGAAGGACAATATAATTTAGATTTGGTTGCAAAACTTAATAAAAAAAGATTTGCAGTGGTATATGAATTAAATACCAAAATGATACTTACAGATGAAAATAAAAATGTGGCAAATGTATATTTTAAAGAAAATTCTATTCAAGGGAAATGTCTTGTTGTAAATCCTTTTATAGGAGGTTCTGCTAAAAATATAACTGATGAGCAATATGTGAGTATCTTAAAAAAGGTAAAAGATAAAATGCCTGACTTGAATATTATTATCACAAGTCATATATCTGATGAAGAAAGAACTGAAAAACTTCGTAAAGATATTGGAAAAGATAAGATTTTTACTTTTTCTAATGGGGCAAGTATTTTAAATACTGCTTCTATAATAGATAGAGCTGATGTCTATTTTGGTGGCTCAACAGGACCAACTCATATTGCAGGTGCATTAGGTAAAAAAATAGTTGCTATCTATCCTCATAAAAAAACTCAAAGTCCTACTAGATGGGGAATTTTAGGAAACAGTAATGTTAAGTATATTATTCCTGATGAAAATAATAGAAATGAAAACTATAAAAACCCATATTTTGATAATTTTACAGAAGAAATGGAAGATAGAGTTGTTAAGGCAATATTAGAGGCATTAAAATGA
- a CDS encoding glycosyltransferase family 2 protein, which produces MTLTVAMITLNEEKNLERTLKSVQDFADEIVIVDSGSTDRTEEIAKKFGAKFVYQQWLGYGPQRNKAIELSTSDWILNIDADEEVSLQLANKIKAIKENSRYKVYKINFMSVCFNKKIKHGGWSNTYRVRLFRKNSGSYNENGVHEEFVTTQEIAKLNEYIYHHSYSDLADYFEKFNRYTTLGAIEYYKKGKKARLVSIVLSPIYKFLRMYIVRLGFLDGLEGFLLATTSSLYTMVKYYKLREIYKNGSYIEREGNNGN; this is translated from the coding sequence ATGACTTTAACCGTTGCAATGATAACATTAAATGAAGAGAAAAATCTGGAAAGAACCCTAAAATCTGTACAAGATTTTGCTGATGAAATTGTAATTGTAGATAGTGGTTCTACTGATAGAACAGAAGAAATAGCTAAGAAATTTGGAGCAAAATTTGTATATCAACAATGGCTTGGTTATGGTCCACAAAGAAACAAAGCTATTGAACTATCAACTTCTGATTGGATATTAAATATTGATGCAGATGAGGAAGTTTCACTACAACTTGCAAATAAAATAAAGGCAATTAAAGAAAATAGCCGTTATAAAGTTTATAAAATAAATTTTATGTCTGTATGTTTTAATAAGAAGATAAAACATGGTGGTTGGAGTAATACATATAGAGTAAGACTTTTTAGAAAAAATTCTGGAAGCTACAATGAAAATGGTGTTCATGAGGAATTTGTTACAACCCAAGAGATAGCAAAACTTAATGAATATATTTATCATCATAGTTATTCAGATTTAGCTGATTATTTTGAAAAATTTAATAGATATACAACATTGGGAGCCATTGAATACTATAAAAAAGGAAAAAAGGCTAGGCTTGTTTCAATAGTGTTAAGTCCTATATATAAATTTTTGAGAATGTATATAGTAAGGCTTGGTTTTTTAGATGGACTTGAAGGCTTTTTATTAGCTACAACAAGTTCACTTTATACTATGGTTAAATACTACAAATTAAGAGAAATATATAAAAATGGATCCTATATTGAGAGGGAAGGAAACAATGGAAATTAA
- a CDS encoding polysaccharide deacetylase family protein encodes MIYILIIIVLITIFIIFNKRAVPVFLYHQVNPISNVTPELFEEHLKIIKKYNIKTVTVSEYYNNIDKNSMLLTFDDGYYDNFKYVFPLLKKYNMKATIFLNTLYIMDKRENEPEIKDNNTVNLEAMKKYIESGSATINQYMSWEEIKEMYDSGLIDFQAHSHKHTAIFTGTKIEGLTKKDKMEPPELYLYRELENNYPVFAKRGEYSGKAKIVKREFFNIFKKFYQENIENKVTDKNEILKKCQEFIDKNTEYFSDESEAEYKKRIEEDFLENKRLIEKNVGNQVKFFCWPWGHRSKETIKVLKKIGVVGFISTKKGTNSMKPNWDMIRRIELRKYTPEKFKINLLVARNLILGKIYGWIS; translated from the coding sequence ATGATATATATTTTGATAATAATTGTTTTAATTACAATATTTATTATTTTTAATAAAAGAGCAGTACCAGTTTTTCTATATCATCAAGTAAATCCTATTTCAAATGTTACACCTGAATTATTTGAAGAGCATTTAAAAATTATAAAAAAGTATAATATTAAAACTGTTACAGTTTCAGAATATTATAATAATATAGATAAAAATTCTATGCTTTTAACTTTTGATGATGGGTATTATGACAATTTTAAATATGTATTTCCACTATTAAAAAAATATAATATGAAAGCAACTATCTTTTTAAATACCCTATATATTATGGATAAGAGAGAAAATGAACCTGAAATAAAAGATAATAACACTGTGAACTTAGAGGCTATGAAGAAATATATTGAAAGTGGTAGTGCTACAATTAATCAATATATGTCTTGGGAAGAAATAAAAGAAATGTATGACAGTGGATTAATTGATTTTCAAGCACACTCTCATAAACATACAGCAATATTTACAGGAACTAAGATAGAAGGACTTACAAAAAAAGATAAAATGGAACCTCCTGAATTATATTTATATAGAGAACTTGAAAATAATTATCCTGTGTTTGCTAAAAGAGGAGAATATTCAGGAAAAGCAAAAATAGTAAAAAGAGAATTTTTTAATATATTTAAAAAATTTTATCAAGAAAATATTGAAAACAAAGTTACAGATAAAAATGAAATTTTAAAAAAATGCCAAGAATTTATTGATAAAAATACTGAATATTTTTCAGATGAAAGTGAAGCTGAGTACAAAAAAAGAATAGAAGAAGATTTTTTAGAAAATAAAAGATTAATAGAAAAAAATGTAGGAAACCAAGTTAAATTCTTTTGTTGGCCTTGGGGACACAGAAGTAAGGAAACAATTAAAGTACTTAAAAAAATAGGGGTTGTCGGCTTTATTTCAACTAAAAAAGGAACTAATTCTATGAAGCCTAATTGGGATATGATTAGAAGAATTGAGCTTAGAAAATATACTCCTGAAAAATTTAAAATAAATCTATTAGTTGCTAGAAATCTAATATTAGGTAAAATTTATGGTTGGATATCATAA
- the hemL gene encoding glutamate-1-semialdehyde 2,1-aminomutase, with amino-acid sequence MVFKNSIDLYKKAVNLIPGGVNSPVRAFKSVNREAPIFIKKGEGAKIYDEDGNEYIDYICSWGPLILGHNHPKVIEEIKKIIENGSSYGLPTKYEVDLAELIVEIVPSVEKVRLTTSGTEATMSAVRLARAYTQRNKILKFEGCYHGHSDALLVKSGSGLLTEGYQDSNGITDGVLKDTLTLPFGDIEKVKEVLKNKDVACVIVEPIPANMGVIETHKKFLQELRKITEETGTILIFDEVISGFRLALGGAQEFFGIIPDLTTLGKIIGGGYPVGAFGGKKELMDLIAPVGRVYHAGTLSGNPIASKAGFVTISYLKENPNIYKDLEKNVSYLVDNIEKLAEKYSVDVCVNSMGSLFTIFFVDIDKVENLEDSLKANTENFSIYFNTMLENGIVVPPSQFEAHFLSIAHTKKELDRTLEVIEMAFKKIGEKSGK; translated from the coding sequence ATGGTTTTTAAAAATTCTATTGATTTATACAAAAAAGCAGTTAATTTAATTCCTGGTGGAGTTAACAGTCCAGTGAGAGCATTTAAGTCTGTTAATAGAGAAGCTCCAATTTTTATAAAAAAAGGAGAAGGAGCAAAAATTTATGATGAAGATGGCAATGAATATATTGATTATATTTGTTCATGGGGTCCATTGATATTGGGACATAATCACCCAAAGGTTATAGAAGAAATTAAAAAAATTATTGAAAATGGAAGTTCTTATGGTTTACCTACAAAATATGAAGTTGATTTAGCAGAATTAATAGTTGAAATTGTACCCTCAGTAGAAAAAGTCAGACTTACTACTTCTGGGACAGAAGCAACTATGTCAGCAGTAAGACTTGCAAGAGCTTATACTCAAAGAAATAAAATTTTAAAATTTGAAGGTTGCTATCATGGACATTCAGATGCCTTACTTGTTAAATCAGGTTCTGGTTTATTGACAGAAGGTTATCAAGATAGTAATGGGATAACAGATGGAGTTTTAAAAGATACTTTAACTTTACCTTTTGGAGATATAGAAAAAGTAAAAGAAGTATTAAAAAATAAAGATGTAGCCTGTGTTATAGTTGAACCTATTCCTGCTAATATGGGAGTGATTGAAACTCATAAGAAATTTTTACAAGAATTAAGAAAAATTACAGAAGAAACAGGAACTATTTTAATTTTTGATGAAGTTATATCTGGATTTAGATTAGCACTTGGAGGAGCTCAAGAATTTTTTGGAATAATCCCTGATTTAACTACTCTTGGAAAAATAATAGGTGGCGGTTATCCAGTTGGAGCTTTTGGTGGAAAGAAAGAATTAATGGATTTAATTGCTCCTGTTGGTAGAGTTTACCATGCTGGAACATTATCTGGAAATCCCATAGCTTCAAAAGCTGGTTTTGTAACTATAAGTTATTTAAAAGAAAATCCAAATATTTATAAAGATTTAGAAAAAAATGTTAGTTATTTAGTTGATAATATTGAAAAATTAGCTGAAAAATATTCAGTTGATGTCTGTGTAAATTCTATGGGCTCATTGTTTACAATTTTCTTTGTTGATATAGATAAAGTTGAAAATCTTGAAGATTCTTTAAAAGCCAATACTGAAAATTTTTCTATTTATTTTAATACTATGCTTGAAAATGGTATTGTTGTACCACCATCACAATTTGAAGCACATTTTTTATCAATAGCTCACACTAAAAAAGAGCTTGATAGAACCCTTGAAGTTATAGAAATGGCATTTAAAAAGATAGGTGAAAAAAGTGGCAAATAA
- a CDS encoding precorrin-2 dehydrogenase/sirohydrochlorin ferrochelatase family protein, with protein sequence MANKFFPVSIDLNNKNILIVGAGKIALRKVKTLLDYNCNITVITKEIFEENFFELEKENKIKIIKNQEFEEKFLVNIFLVVVATDNEVLNDKISKLCMSKNILVNNISSKDEMNLRFSAIYEKDDIQIAISANGNPKKAVDIKNKIKDIFKS encoded by the coding sequence GTGGCAAATAAATTCTTTCCTGTTTCAATAGATTTGAATAATAAGAATATTTTAATTGTTGGTGCTGGAAAAATAGCTTTGAGGAAAGTTAAAACTCTGTTGGATTATAATTGTAATATTACTGTTATAACAAAAGAAATTTTTGAAGAAAATTTTTTTGAATTGGAAAAAGAAAATAAAATTAAAATTATAAAAAATCAAGAATTTGAAGAAAAATTTTTAGTAAATATTTTTTTAGTCGTAGTTGCAACTGATAATGAAGTTTTAAATGATAAAATTTCTAAATTATGTATGAGTAAAAATATTTTAGTGAATAATATTAGCTCAAAAGATGAGATGAATCTTAGATTTTCAGCTATCTATGAAAAAGATGATATTCAAATTGCAATTTCTGCTAATGGAAATCCTAAAAAAGCAGTGGATATAAAAAATAAAATTAAAGATATTTTTAAAAGTTAG
- the secG gene encoding preprotein translocase subunit SecG, which produces MSTLLNVLLFLSAFILIVLVLIQPDRSHGMTASMGLGASNTIFGINKDGGPLAKATEVVAALFIICSLLLYLTR; this is translated from the coding sequence ATGTCAACATTATTAAATGTTTTGTTATTTTTATCAGCATTTATATTAATAGTTTTAGTTTTAATACAACCTGATAGAAGCCATGGGATGACAGCAAGTATGGGGCTAGGGGCCTCAAATACTATATTTGGAATTAATAAAGATGGAGGACCTTTAGCAAAAGCAACAGAGGTTGTGGCTGCATTGTTTATAATTTGTTCTCTATTACTTTACTTAACTCGTTAG